One genomic window of Pelmatolapia mariae isolate MD_Pm_ZW linkage group LG5, Pm_UMD_F_2, whole genome shotgun sequence includes the following:
- the phf2 gene encoding lysine-specific demethylase phf2 isoform X1, translated as MATVPVYCICRLPYDVTQFMIECDACKDWFHGSCVDVDEDDAPDIDIYHCPNCEKTHGKSTLKKKKNWSKHDTGQSTDIKAVQNGSQVFIKELRSRTFPSADDIVVKLSGSQLTMDYLEENGFNEPILVQKKDGLGMSMPAPTFYISDVENYVGPDVSVDVVDVTKQTDSKMKLKEFVDYYYSTNRKKVLNIINLEFSDTRMNSIVESPQIVRRLSWVENYWPDDALLGKPKVTKYCLICVKDSYTDFHIECGGASVWYHVLKGEKIFFLIKPTSANLSLYERWRSSSNHSEMFFADQVDKCYKCTLKQGQSLFIPSGWINAILTPVDCLAFSGHFVHNLSVEMQMRAYEIEKRLKVKTLTPFPNFETACWYVGRHLLERFKGLHKANKQPAPYLIHGAKIINGAFRAWTKKQALLEHEDELPENMKPSQLIKDLAKEIRLSENTTKAIKSEAPIKVPVEEPLSTQSEPEEAVSPAHVPSPSREKSRKKSSKPPKPPKPPKPSKTPKPPKVPKVKEGGKKKAKSAKESSPPPKPSSFAALESHAKDILSKMDQPKKPKAVKNVLSMSEKEMSKQNNVEKFDIREQNKNKTEAKWKYKNSKPDSLLKMEEECKFDRTLLSSNKDRFSFTMSHRKLLSSKTLKPQTNSSVFGSLQNLKEDKTKPVIDEYEYVSDEGELKIDEFPIRRKKNTVKRDLSFLSDIREPIQPAKKTKFQPSVTKSTDSSDEETLHIDTEAKPEVKSRNSKVKKKSGSAAGILDLLQASKQVGGIDYGTNSQPPASPSTQEAIQGMLSMANLSSSESLQQPWSNSQAKNNGQSKNNSHSSQAGKKAGRGGGGGGNNSKRSTKRLPKKPRKSSSIESLDYDDDQDHMDACFKDSDYVYPSLESEEDNPVFKSRSKKRKSSDDTPYSPTARVGPSVPRHERPARDGARVASIETGLAAAAAKLSHQEEQQKTKKKKKSTKKKALVIEEPPKISQDSSSPEHNLDSQDGSLTDHEFNTGTVKSPGGPQPMAPGVFLSQRRPSMSSPNSTNSTSTNSSGMTKGDRVGSADAKAKRLKKGMATAKQRLGKILKIHRNGKLLL; from the exons CTGCGTCGATGTTGATGAAGACGATGCTCCAGACATCGACATTTATCACTGTCCAAACTGTGAGAAGACCCACGGCAAATCCACAT tgaaaaagaaaaagaactggAGCAAACATGACACGGGCCAAAGCACAGATATCAAAGCTGTTCAGAACGGCAGTCAGGTCTTCATCAAGGAGCTCCGCAGCAGAACGTTTCCGAg TGCTGATGACATAGTGGTGAAGCTCAGTGGCAGTCAGCTGACCATGGATTACCTGGAGGAGAATGGCTTCAATGAACCAATCCTGGTTCAGAAGAAAGACGGTTTGGGCATGTCCATGCCCGCCCCCACCTTCTACATCAGTGATGTGGAGAACTATGTTG GTCCCGATGTCAGCGTGGATGTGGTGGACGTCACGAAGCAGACAGACAGCAAGATGAAGCTCAAAGAGTTTGTCGACTATTACTACagcacaaacagaaagaaagtaTTAAACATCATCAACCTGGAGTTCTCTGACACGAG GATGAACAGCATAGTGGAGAGTCCACAGATTGTGCGGCGGTTATCTTGGGTAGAAAACTACTGGCCCGATGACGCTCTGCTCGGGAAGCCAAAAGTCACCAAATACTGTCTAATCTGTGTTAAAGACAGCTACACAGACTTCCACATCGAGTGCGGTGGCGCCTCTGTCTGGTACCACGTTCTCAAG GGAGAAAAGATCTTCTTCCTCATTAAGCCCACCTCGGCCAACCTGTCTCTGTACGAGCGCTGGAGGTCGTCGTCCAATCACAGCGAAATGTTCTTTGCTGACCAGGTGGACAAGTGTTACAAATGCACATTGAAGCAAGGCCAGTCCCTGTTCATCCCATCAG GTTGGATCAATGCAATACTGACACCTGTCGACTGTCTGGCGTTCTCTGGACACTTTGTCCACAACCTCAGTGTGGAGATGCAGATGAG GGCATATGAAATTGAAAAACGGCTAAAGGTCAAAACTCTCACTCCTTTCCCCAACTTTGAGACGGCGTGCTGGTATGTGGGGCGACACCTCCTCGAACGATTCAAAG GTTTACATAAAGCGAATAAGCAGCCAGCTCCATACCTGATACATggtgccaaaatcatcaatggAGCCTTTAGAGCCTGGACTAAAAAGCAG GCTCTCCTGGAACATGAAGATGAGCTTCCAGAGAACATGAAGCCATCACAACTCATTAAGGATCTTGCCAAAGAGATCAGATTGTCAGAG AACACAACAAAAGCCATTAAAAGCGAAGCTCCAATTAAGGTACCAGTTGAGGAACCGCTGTCCACCCAGTCCGAGCCTGAAGAAGCCGTTTCTCCAGCACATGTCCCCTCACCCAGCAGAGAGAAGTCCAGAAAGAAAAGCTCAAAACCCCCTAAACCCCCCAAGCCTCCCAAACCTTCAAAGACGCCCAAGCCTCCAAAGGTGCCAAAGGTCAAGGAAGGAGGAAAGAAGAAAGCAAAGTCAGCAAAGGAGTCATCACCACCTCCTAAACCCTCCAGTTTTGCTGCGCTGGAGTCCCATGCAAAGGACATTTTGAGTAAAATGGACCAGCCAAAAAAGCCTAAG GCTGTTAAGAATGTCCTGAGCATGTCTGAAAAGGAAATGTCAAAGCAGAACAATGTGGAAAAGTTTGATATCAGAGAGCAGAATAAAAACAAGACTGAAGCGAAATGGAAGTACAAG AATAGTAAACCCGATTCCCTGCTGAAAATGGAGGAGGAATGCAAATTTGACAGAACACTGCTGTCAAGCAATAAAGACAGATTCAGCTTTACTATGTCTCACAGGAAACTGCTGAG CTCCAAGACCCTGAAACCTCAGACCAACTCAAGTGTTTTTGGATCATTacaaaacctaaaagaggacaAAACCAAGCCAGTGATAGACGAGTATGAGTACGTCTCAGATGAAGGCGAGCTGAAGATTGACGAATTCCCCATCAGACGGAAAAAGAACACTGTTAAGAGAGATCTTTCCT TTTTATCAGACATCAGAGAACCTATTCAGCcagccaaaaaaacaaagtttcaaCCCTCGGTGACTAAG AGCACGGACTCCTCAGATGAAGAGACgctgcacatagacacagaggCCAAGCCTGAGGTCAAAAGTCGCAATTCCAAGGTGAAGAAAAAGAGCGGCAGCGCCGCAGGAATTCTGGACCTGCTGCAGGCCAGCAAGCAAGTGGGTGGGATCGACTACGGCACCAACAG TCAGCCACCTGCATCTCCCAGCACACAGGAGGCCATTCAGGGCATGCTGTCCATGGCCAACCTGTCGTCTTCAGAGAGCTTGCAGCAGCCGTGGAGTAACAGCCAGGCCAAAAACAACGGCCAGTCGAAGAACAACTCGCACAGCTCGCAGGCTGGCAAGAAGGCCGgcagaggaggaggcggaggcGGAAACAACAGCAAGCGGTCGACTAAACGTCTCCCAAAGAAACCCAGGAAGAGCAGCAGTATTGAGAGTCTAGATTATGACGACGACCAAGATCACATGGATGCGTGTTTCAAGGACTCGGATTACG TTTACCCCTCGCTGGAGTCCGAAGAGGATAATCCTGTGTTCAAATCGAGATCAAAGAAACGGAAAAGCAGCGACGACACTCCGTACAGCCCCACAG CCCGCGTAGGACCATCAGTTCCCCGACACGAGCGGCCAGCCAGAGATGGAGCCCGGGTGGCGTCCATAGAAACAGGCCTGGCTGCGGCTGCAGCAAAGCTTTCCCACCAG GAggaacaacaaaaaaccaagaagaagaagaaaagcaccAAAAAGAAGGCGCTAGTAATAGAGGAGCCCCCGAAAATCTCTCAGGACAGTAGCTCGCCGGAGCACAATCTGGACTCCCAGGACGGCAGCCTGACAGACCACGAGTTCAACACTGGAACGGTCAAGTCACCGGGAGGGCCGCAGCCCATGGCACCGGGGGTCTTCCTCAGCCAGAGACGGCCGTCCATGTCCTCTCCCAACAGCACCAACTCCACAAGCACCAACAGCAGCGGCATGACGAAGGGTGACCGTGTGGGCTCAGCAGACGCCAAAG
- the phf2 gene encoding lysine-specific demethylase phf2 isoform X2: MATVPVYCICRLPYDVTQFMIECDACKDWFHGSCVDVDEDDAPDIDIYHCPNCEKTHGKSTLKKKKNWSKHDTGQSTDIKAVQNGSQVFIKELRSRTFPSADDIVVKLSGSQLTMDYLEENGFNEPILVQKKDGLGMSMPAPTFYISDVENYVGPDVSVDVVDVTKQTDSKMKLKEFVDYYYSTNRKKVLNIINLEFSDTRMNSIVESPQIVRRLSWVENYWPDDALLGKPKVTKYCLICVKDSYTDFHIECGGASVWYHVLKGEKIFFLIKPTSANLSLYERWRSSSNHSEMFFADQVDKCYKCTLKQGQSLFIPSGWINAILTPVDCLAFSGHFVHNLSVEMQMRAYEIEKRLKVKTLTPFPNFETACWYVGRHLLERFKGLHKANKQPAPYLIHGAKIINGAFRAWTKKQALLEHEDELPENMKPSQLIKDLAKEIRLSENTTKAIKSEAPIKVPVEEPLSTQSEPEEAVSPAHVPSPSREKSRKKSSKPPKPPKPPKPSKTPKPPKVPKVKEGGKKKAKSAKESSPPPKPSSFAALESHAKDILSKMDQPKKPKAVKNVLSMSEKEMSKQNNVEKFDIREQNKNKTEAKWKYKNSKPDSLLKMEEECKFDRTLLSSNKDRFSFTMSHRKLLSSKTLKPQTNSSVFGSLQNLKEDKTKPVIDEYEYVSDEGELKIDEFPIRRKKNTVKRDLSFLSDIREPIQPAKKTKFQPSVTKSTDSSDEETLHIDTEAKPEVKSRNSKVKKKSGSAAGILDLLQASKQVGGIDYGTNSTQEAIQGMLSMANLSSSESLQQPWSNSQAKNNGQSKNNSHSSQAGKKAGRGGGGGGNNSKRSTKRLPKKPRKSSSIESLDYDDDQDHMDACFKDSDYVYPSLESEEDNPVFKSRSKKRKSSDDTPYSPTARVGPSVPRHERPARDGARVASIETGLAAAAAKLSHQEEQQKTKKKKKSTKKKALVIEEPPKISQDSSSPEHNLDSQDGSLTDHEFNTGTVKSPGGPQPMAPGVFLSQRRPSMSSPNSTNSTSTNSSGMTKGDRVGSADAKAKRLKKGMATAKQRLGKILKIHRNGKLLL; the protein is encoded by the exons CTGCGTCGATGTTGATGAAGACGATGCTCCAGACATCGACATTTATCACTGTCCAAACTGTGAGAAGACCCACGGCAAATCCACAT tgaaaaagaaaaagaactggAGCAAACATGACACGGGCCAAAGCACAGATATCAAAGCTGTTCAGAACGGCAGTCAGGTCTTCATCAAGGAGCTCCGCAGCAGAACGTTTCCGAg TGCTGATGACATAGTGGTGAAGCTCAGTGGCAGTCAGCTGACCATGGATTACCTGGAGGAGAATGGCTTCAATGAACCAATCCTGGTTCAGAAGAAAGACGGTTTGGGCATGTCCATGCCCGCCCCCACCTTCTACATCAGTGATGTGGAGAACTATGTTG GTCCCGATGTCAGCGTGGATGTGGTGGACGTCACGAAGCAGACAGACAGCAAGATGAAGCTCAAAGAGTTTGTCGACTATTACTACagcacaaacagaaagaaagtaTTAAACATCATCAACCTGGAGTTCTCTGACACGAG GATGAACAGCATAGTGGAGAGTCCACAGATTGTGCGGCGGTTATCTTGGGTAGAAAACTACTGGCCCGATGACGCTCTGCTCGGGAAGCCAAAAGTCACCAAATACTGTCTAATCTGTGTTAAAGACAGCTACACAGACTTCCACATCGAGTGCGGTGGCGCCTCTGTCTGGTACCACGTTCTCAAG GGAGAAAAGATCTTCTTCCTCATTAAGCCCACCTCGGCCAACCTGTCTCTGTACGAGCGCTGGAGGTCGTCGTCCAATCACAGCGAAATGTTCTTTGCTGACCAGGTGGACAAGTGTTACAAATGCACATTGAAGCAAGGCCAGTCCCTGTTCATCCCATCAG GTTGGATCAATGCAATACTGACACCTGTCGACTGTCTGGCGTTCTCTGGACACTTTGTCCACAACCTCAGTGTGGAGATGCAGATGAG GGCATATGAAATTGAAAAACGGCTAAAGGTCAAAACTCTCACTCCTTTCCCCAACTTTGAGACGGCGTGCTGGTATGTGGGGCGACACCTCCTCGAACGATTCAAAG GTTTACATAAAGCGAATAAGCAGCCAGCTCCATACCTGATACATggtgccaaaatcatcaatggAGCCTTTAGAGCCTGGACTAAAAAGCAG GCTCTCCTGGAACATGAAGATGAGCTTCCAGAGAACATGAAGCCATCACAACTCATTAAGGATCTTGCCAAAGAGATCAGATTGTCAGAG AACACAACAAAAGCCATTAAAAGCGAAGCTCCAATTAAGGTACCAGTTGAGGAACCGCTGTCCACCCAGTCCGAGCCTGAAGAAGCCGTTTCTCCAGCACATGTCCCCTCACCCAGCAGAGAGAAGTCCAGAAAGAAAAGCTCAAAACCCCCTAAACCCCCCAAGCCTCCCAAACCTTCAAAGACGCCCAAGCCTCCAAAGGTGCCAAAGGTCAAGGAAGGAGGAAAGAAGAAAGCAAAGTCAGCAAAGGAGTCATCACCACCTCCTAAACCCTCCAGTTTTGCTGCGCTGGAGTCCCATGCAAAGGACATTTTGAGTAAAATGGACCAGCCAAAAAAGCCTAAG GCTGTTAAGAATGTCCTGAGCATGTCTGAAAAGGAAATGTCAAAGCAGAACAATGTGGAAAAGTTTGATATCAGAGAGCAGAATAAAAACAAGACTGAAGCGAAATGGAAGTACAAG AATAGTAAACCCGATTCCCTGCTGAAAATGGAGGAGGAATGCAAATTTGACAGAACACTGCTGTCAAGCAATAAAGACAGATTCAGCTTTACTATGTCTCACAGGAAACTGCTGAG CTCCAAGACCCTGAAACCTCAGACCAACTCAAGTGTTTTTGGATCATTacaaaacctaaaagaggacaAAACCAAGCCAGTGATAGACGAGTATGAGTACGTCTCAGATGAAGGCGAGCTGAAGATTGACGAATTCCCCATCAGACGGAAAAAGAACACTGTTAAGAGAGATCTTTCCT TTTTATCAGACATCAGAGAACCTATTCAGCcagccaaaaaaacaaagtttcaaCCCTCGGTGACTAAG AGCACGGACTCCTCAGATGAAGAGACgctgcacatagacacagaggCCAAGCCTGAGGTCAAAAGTCGCAATTCCAAGGTGAAGAAAAAGAGCGGCAGCGCCGCAGGAATTCTGGACCTGCTGCAGGCCAGCAAGCAAGTGGGTGGGATCGACTACGGCACCAACAG CACACAGGAGGCCATTCAGGGCATGCTGTCCATGGCCAACCTGTCGTCTTCAGAGAGCTTGCAGCAGCCGTGGAGTAACAGCCAGGCCAAAAACAACGGCCAGTCGAAGAACAACTCGCACAGCTCGCAGGCTGGCAAGAAGGCCGgcagaggaggaggcggaggcGGAAACAACAGCAAGCGGTCGACTAAACGTCTCCCAAAGAAACCCAGGAAGAGCAGCAGTATTGAGAGTCTAGATTATGACGACGACCAAGATCACATGGATGCGTGTTTCAAGGACTCGGATTACG TTTACCCCTCGCTGGAGTCCGAAGAGGATAATCCTGTGTTCAAATCGAGATCAAAGAAACGGAAAAGCAGCGACGACACTCCGTACAGCCCCACAG CCCGCGTAGGACCATCAGTTCCCCGACACGAGCGGCCAGCCAGAGATGGAGCCCGGGTGGCGTCCATAGAAACAGGCCTGGCTGCGGCTGCAGCAAAGCTTTCCCACCAG GAggaacaacaaaaaaccaagaagaagaagaaaagcaccAAAAAGAAGGCGCTAGTAATAGAGGAGCCCCCGAAAATCTCTCAGGACAGTAGCTCGCCGGAGCACAATCTGGACTCCCAGGACGGCAGCCTGACAGACCACGAGTTCAACACTGGAACGGTCAAGTCACCGGGAGGGCCGCAGCCCATGGCACCGGGGGTCTTCCTCAGCCAGAGACGGCCGTCCATGTCCTCTCCCAACAGCACCAACTCCACAAGCACCAACAGCAGCGGCATGACGAAGGGTGACCGTGTGGGCTCAGCAGACGCCAAAG